The following DNA comes from Arthrobacter sp. SLBN-83.
CCTTGCCGACCGTTTCGGCGCCGGCAACAGCCTCGATGCGGCCGCAACACGGGGTTCCGATTCCAGCCTTTCCTCCGGCTCATCGCGAAAGCGCGGGGTCCAGACAGCGGAAGAACATAAGGCGCTGCGGGCGGCGTCCCTTTCAAAAGTCAGCAGGGACCTGGAGCGGATGCTCAGGGACTTGAAGCGCTGATCCCGGATGATGGGTTCATGCGCAGCATCGAGTTGGTCTTTGACGGCTCCACCGATTCCCTGATCAGGGCGGACTGGGCGCGGCTGCAGGCCGCAGGCCTTCCGAGCCTTGCAGCCCACACCTCCCCCAGTAACAGCCCGCACATCACGCTTGCCGCCGGGGCGGACCTGCAGGTTAATGGGGATGGCCCGTGGCAGGCGTTGCCCATGGATATCACGTTCTCCGGCGCCATCGTTTTCCCCGCGGGCCAGGGCAAGTATGTCCTGGCGAGGGCGGTCCTGCTGACCGCTCCCCTGCTGGACCTGCACAGGTGCCTCCACCACGACCTGTCCGGCGCGTTGCCGCTGACACTGCCGGGGGCGTGGACGCCGCACGTCACCATTTCCCGCCGTATCCCCGGCCACCACCTCGGAACGGCCATGGACCTGCTGGACCTGCGCCTCGAAGGCCAGTGCACGGGGGCCCGACTCTGGGACAGCAGTACCCGGGCCATCTCGCCCTTGGGAGGGATGGCCTGAGCAACGGCACTCCAGCCGGAACTAAAAGGGGGGCGAAAATGCACTGCCCGCACCCGCCGTCGAACGCGTTTTCCCGGCACTTTCCGAAACCCCCTAATGGGGCACTTTGGGGCTTGCCCGTGCGGAACTTGGGTTTCTTACCCCTATCATTGAGCTTGCGGGAATCAGAGCACTTTTTGATCCTGCCGGCCAACTGCGGATGCCGGCATTCCTGCGGGCGGCGGTCCGCACCTTTGAAGGGAAATACCTATGGCGCGGAGCCCCGAAGAATCGCTGAGGGCCACTCTGGGCAGGGTTGCACCCGGAACTCCCCTTCGCGACGGCCTGGAACGAATCCTCCGCGGGCGCACCGGCGCGCTCATCGTGCTGGGATCTGACCGCACCATCGATTCCATCTGCTCGGGTGGCTTCGACATCGGCATCGAGTTCTCGCCCACCCGCCTGCGTGAGCTGGCCAAGATGGACGGCGCCATCATCTGCGACAAGGACGCCGGCAACATCCTGCGCGCCGCCGTCCAGCTGGTCCCGGACTCCAGCATCGAAACCCAGGAGTCAGGCACCCGCCACCGCACCGCAGAACGGGTGGCAAAACAGACGGGCGTACCGGTCATATCGGTCAGCCAGTCCATGCAGATCATCGCCCTCTATGTCAACGGCCTGCGGCACGTCCTGGAGGGCTCGGAAAACGTCCTGGCCCGCGCCAACCAGGCCCTGGCGACCCTGGAGCGCTACCGCGCCCGCCTTGACCAGGTCACCAGTTCGCTCTCAGCACTGGAAATCGAGGCCATGGTGACCGTGCGCGATGTGGCCGTCACCCTCCAGCGGCAGGAAATGGTCCGCCGCATTTCAGAGGAAATCTCGCA
Coding sequences within:
- a CDS encoding 2'-5' RNA ligase family protein, which encodes MRSIELVFDGSTDSLIRADWARLQAAGLPSLAAHTSPSNSPHITLAAGADLQVNGDGPWQALPMDITFSGAIVFPAGQGKYVLARAVLLTAPLLDLHRCLHHDLSGALPLTLPGAWTPHVTISRRIPGHHLGTAMDLLDLRLEGQCTGARLWDSSTRAISPLGGMA
- the disA gene encoding DNA integrity scanning diadenylate cyclase DisA encodes the protein MARSPEESLRATLGRVAPGTPLRDGLERILRGRTGALIVLGSDRTIDSICSGGFDIGIEFSPTRLRELAKMDGAIICDKDAGNILRAAVQLVPDSSIETQESGTRHRTAERVAKQTGVPVISVSQSMQIIALYVNGLRHVLEGSENVLARANQALATLERYRARLDQVTSSLSALEIEAMVTVRDVAVTLQRQEMVRRISEEISQYVLELGEDGRLLSLQLDELTVGRGPGSDVIIRDYASPNASAEDIEKAVNELVNLGPTELIDLGKISAIVGFAGGEANLDAVVQPRGYRLLSGLKAVPKAVADRLVDHFGGLQFLMAATIDDLMTVDGIGDQRARTVREGLSRMAEASLLDRFL